A window of Novosphingobium terrae contains these coding sequences:
- a CDS encoding alpha/beta hydrolase — translation MRTDHSFLSSGIRLAAHLYTPDAPNGRALVIGHPGTATKEQSPALYARKLIEKGFTILTFDAAFQGESEGLPRSLEDPAQRIEDIKAAVSYLSTLPGIAPERIGVLGICASGGYAIAAAAGDRRIRAVATVAAVDVGLQMRVGADGQQDKAVLDALLEGAAQARSRAARGEPMGALPVFPANEQEARAGGQHIFEGWDYYCTPRARHPRSAKALSWDSIDRMASFDAFRFVGMIAPRPLLMITAEHAVTAWMSRQAIAQAEEPKTLHTVNRASHVDLYDREGPVNEAVAELARFFHAAL, via the coding sequence ATGCGGACCGACCATTCCTTCCTCAGCAGCGGCATCAGGCTTGCCGCCCATCTTTACACGCCCGATGCGCCCAACGGCCGCGCCCTTGTCATCGGCCATCCCGGCACCGCCACCAAAGAGCAATCCCCAGCCCTCTATGCCCGCAAGCTGATAGAAAAGGGCTTTACGATCCTGACCTTCGATGCCGCTTTTCAGGGTGAGAGTGAAGGCCTGCCGCGCAGTCTGGAAGATCCGGCGCAGCGCATCGAGGATATCAAGGCGGCTGTCTCTTACCTGTCCACGCTGCCCGGTATAGCACCTGAAAGGATCGGCGTGCTGGGAATCTGTGCCTCTGGCGGCTATGCCATTGCGGCGGCGGCAGGCGATCGGCGTATCCGCGCTGTGGCCACGGTTGCAGCGGTCGATGTCGGGCTGCAGATGCGTGTCGGAGCAGATGGACAGCAGGATAAGGCAGTTCTCGATGCCTTGCTGGAGGGCGCCGCGCAAGCCCGCAGCCGCGCGGCGCGTGGCGAACCGATGGGCGCCCTGCCCGTCTTCCCGGCCAATGAGCAGGAAGCCCGCGCGGGCGGCCAACATATCTTCGAAGGCTGGGACTATTATTGCACGCCGCGCGCCAGGCACCCGCGCTCGGCCAAGGCGCTCAGCTGGGACAGCATCGACCGCATGGCCAGTTTTGATGCCTTCCGCTTTGTGGGCATGATCGCCCCGCGCCCCCTGCTGATGATCACCGCCGAGCATGCGGTAACGGCATGGATGTCCCGGCAGGCCATCGCGCAGGCCGAGGAGCCCAAGACCCTCCACACCGTGAACAGGGCGAGCCATGTCGATCTCTACGATCGCGAGGGGCCGGTGAATGAGGCCGTGGCGGAGCTGGCGCGCTTCTTCCACGCGGCGCTGTAA
- a CDS encoding Lrp/AsnC family transcriptional regulator produces MVRKASSRRPTLDPFDRAILRILQQDNKTPQRSIAEAVNLSAAAVQRRIAAMESAGVIAQNVAVVEASAVGMAITSIVEVHLTDERASTVDAAKALFRAAPEVQQCYYVTGGISFVVVILAADMVAYEAITRRLFAQNEAVASYRSLIALDRVKFGALMQVP; encoded by the coding sequence ATGGTCCGCAAAGCGTCCTCCCGCCGCCCCACGCTCGACCCGTTTGACCGGGCGATTCTGCGCATCCTCCAGCAGGACAACAAGACGCCTCAGCGCAGCATTGCCGAAGCGGTCAACCTGTCCGCCGCCGCCGTGCAGCGCCGCATCGCCGCCATGGAGAGCGCGGGCGTCATCGCGCAGAATGTCGCGGTGGTGGAGGCCTCGGCTGTGGGCATGGCGATCACCTCCATCGTGGAGGTGCATCTCACCGATGAGCGTGCCAGCACGGTGGATGCCGCCAAGGCGCTGTTTCGCGCCGCGCCGGAGGTGCAGCAATGCTATTATGTCACCGGCGGGATCAGCTTTGTGGTGGTGATCCTCGCCGCCGACATGGTGGCTTATGAGGCGATCACCCGCCGCCTCTTCGCGCAGAACGAGGCGGTGGCCAGCTATCGCAGCCTGATCGCGCTGGATCGCGTCAAATTTGGCGCGCTTATGCAGGTGCCCTGA
- a CDS encoding DMT family transporter, producing the protein MSAVVPTSAFVLLWSSGAIISEIGLQHGSPFGLLILRYGLALAVLTLAAILNRQLLPARGSRSRVAFIGFAIAGVYSVCYLLAMDHGVTPGALATILGIQPILTMLITERKVGPMRLLGLLLALGGLAMVVGDGLAAMRFEPVGLLFALLGLMGITFGSIAQKRETQAPWVVLPMQYAVGLLAVCCAATASGTHSLWPATWDTSFVLSGVWLGLVISVGTTFLLYRLIARGNLVNVTSLFYLVPGVTAAMDWAVLGHPMSILAMGGLVLIMVGLCVVFRADRP; encoded by the coding sequence ATGTCGGCTGTTGTGCCGACCTCAGCCTTCGTGCTGCTGTGGAGCAGCGGCGCCATCATTTCGGAAATCGGGCTTCAGCATGGCTCGCCCTTTGGGCTGCTGATCCTGCGCTATGGCCTTGCCCTGGCCGTGCTGACCCTGGCCGCCATCCTTAACCGGCAACTGCTGCCCGCCAGGGGCAGCCGCAGCAGAGTTGCCTTTATCGGCTTTGCCATCGCAGGGGTCTATTCGGTCTGCTACCTGCTGGCGATGGACCATGGGGTGACGCCCGGCGCCTTGGCCACCATCCTTGGCATCCAGCCCATTCTCACCATGCTGATCACGGAGCGAAAGGTTGGCCCGATGCGCCTTCTGGGCCTGCTGCTGGCGCTGGGCGGTCTTGCCATGGTCGTCGGCGACGGGCTGGCCGCCATGCGCTTCGAGCCTGTCGGGCTGCTCTTTGCCCTGCTGGGGCTGATGGGCATCACCTTCGGATCGATCGCGCAAAAGCGTGAGACCCAGGCGCCCTGGGTGGTGCTGCCGATGCAATATGCGGTGGGGCTGCTGGCCGTCTGCTGCGCGGCGACGGCGTCAGGCACGCATTCCCTTTGGCCCGCCACATGGGACACCAGTTTTGTGCTGTCAGGCGTCTGGCTGGGGCTGGTGATTTCGGTGGGAACGACCTTCCTGCTCTACCGCCTGATCGCCCGGGGCAATCTGGTGAATGTCACCAGCCTGTTCTATCTGGTTCCCGGTGTCACGGCGGCCATGGACTGGGCCGTGTTAGGCCATCCGATGTCCATCCTTGCGATGGGCGGGCTGGTGCTGATCATGGTGGGGCTCTGCGTGGTGTTTCGCGCGGATCGGCCATAG
- a CDS encoding peptide MFS transporter, with amino-acid sequence MDQATATLETPASQIQADRSFLGHPRGLAYLAFSEGWERFSYYGMTALLALYSAQYLFKPGHIEKIWGFAAFRQMLEAFFGPLSALALGGAIAALYSGLVYLTPLLGGFVADRYIGRTRAVIFGAVTMAVGHFCMAFDQTYLVALACILIGSGFFKGNLAAQVGDLYAPGDLRRADAFQIYVLAIQVAVIVSPIVCGFLGQKIAWHFGFGAAGVGMLIGLGVYLSGRRWLPAEPKPEPGHITEPRPKLLPGEGKRIAVLVLLIPVIACAYVGNQEIFAAYELWGDAHYQLVFFGSAIPASFLISLDAIVSTVLLVCVVAFWRWWGKTRREPDEITKITIGTFIAALAPLSLALGSMHEAATGEKVGLGWALGFHIMNNIGFCNIYPVGSALYSRVAPKALSSTMMAAYLLALFLAGMIVTKLATLLDKLPGSVFWGMHAAIIAGAGVVLLIARAVAGRLLAPTAAAEEIAQS; translated from the coding sequence ATGGATCAAGCCACCGCCACCCTCGAAACGCCTGCCTCGCAGATTCAGGCCGATCGCTCCTTCCTTGGCCATCCGCGCGGGTTGGCCTATCTGGCTTTCTCCGAGGGGTGGGAGCGCTTTTCCTATTACGGGATGACCGCGCTGCTGGCGCTTTACAGCGCGCAATATCTTTTCAAGCCGGGCCATATCGAAAAGATCTGGGGCTTTGCCGCCTTCCGCCAGATGCTTGAGGCCTTTTTCGGCCCCCTCAGCGCGCTGGCTCTAGGGGGCGCGATTGCGGCGCTCTACAGCGGACTGGTCTATCTCACACCCCTGCTGGGCGGCTTCGTGGCCGATCGCTATATCGGGCGGACGCGCGCCGTGATCTTTGGTGCGGTGACCATGGCCGTGGGCCATTTCTGCATGGCCTTCGACCAGACCTATCTGGTGGCTCTGGCCTGCATCCTGATCGGCAGCGGTTTCTTCAAGGGCAATCTGGCGGCACAGGTGGGCGATCTCTATGCGCCGGGAGATCTGCGCCGCGCCGACGCTTTCCAGATCTATGTGCTGGCCATTCAGGTCGCGGTGATTGTCTCGCCCATCGTCTGCGGCTTTCTGGGGCAAAAGATCGCCTGGCATTTCGGTTTTGGCGCGGCGGGCGTGGGCATGCTGATCGGCCTTGGGGTCTATCTCTCGGGACGCCGCTGGCTCCCTGCCGAGCCCAAGCCCGAACCGGGCCATATCACCGAACCGCGCCCCAAGCTGCTGCCCGGCGAGGGCAAGCGGATCGCCGTGCTGGTGTTGCTGATCCCGGTGATCGCCTGCGCTTACGTGGGCAATCAGGAGATTTTCGCCGCCTATGAACTCTGGGGTGACGCGCATTACCAACTGGTGTTTTTCGGCAGCGCTATCCCGGCCAGCTTCCTGATCTCGCTCGATGCCATTGTGTCGACGGTGCTGCTGGTCTGCGTGGTCGCCTTCTGGCGCTGGTGGGGCAAGACCCGCCGTGAGCCCGATGAAATCACCAAGATCACCATCGGCACCTTTATCGCCGCGCTGGCCCCGCTCAGCCTGGCGCTGGGATCGATGCATGAGGCCGCGACGGGCGAGAAGGTCGGTCTGGGCTGGGCGCTGGGCTTTCACATCATGAACAACATCGGTTTCTGCAACATCTATCCGGTGGGCAGCGCGCTCTATTCGCGGGTGGCCCCCAAGGCGCTGAGTTCCACCATGATGGCCGCCTATCTGCTGGCGCTGTTTCTGGCCGGCATGATCGTCACCAAGCTGGCGACCCTGCTCGACAAGCTACCGGGCAGCGTGTTCTGGGGCATGCATGCCGCGATCATTGCCGGGGCGGGTGTGGTGCTGCTGATCGCCCGCGCGGTGGCCGGGCGCCTGCTGGCGCCGACCGCGGCGGCTGAGGAGATCGCTCAGTCATAG
- a CDS encoding VOC family protein — translation MTRRLSLTALLVADYDEAIAFYVGKLGFELREDTVLAEGKRWVVVAPGGGGSGLLLARGVGDRQQQAIGDQSGGRVFLFLETDDFARDHRAFAAQGVRFIEPPRHEPYGIVAVFEDLYGNRWDLIEPARRND, via the coding sequence ATGACCCGGCGCCTGAGCCTGACCGCGCTCCTTGTGGCCGATTATGATGAGGCGATTGCCTTTTATGTCGGCAAGCTGGGTTTCGAATTGCGCGAAGACACCGTGCTGGCGGAAGGGAAGCGCTGGGTCGTGGTAGCGCCGGGCGGAGGTGGCAGCGGGCTTTTGCTGGCGCGCGGTGTGGGGGATCGCCAGCAACAGGCGATCGGCGATCAAAGCGGCGGCAGGGTGTTCCTGTTTCTGGAGACCGATGATTTCGCCCGGGATCATCGCGCCTTTGCCGCGCAGGGTGTCCGCTTTATCGAGCCGCCAAGGCATGAGCCCTATGGCATCGTCGCCGTGTTCGAGGATCTTTACGGCAATCGCTGGGATCTGATCGAGCCTGCGCGGCGTAATGACTGA
- a CDS encoding Ca2+-dependent phosphoinositide-specific phospholipase C codes for MKTKALRAGAALVLGMVAAAAHAQNSDDLKINQIQIVGTHNSYSQGVDPQIMAMADAIIGPRLSQMTAKMPPEARAQYKEYHPNEVSMPEALNYRYGTLASQLDAGMRSLELDLNRDPEGGRFLHPAAYEAAKAKGIPESQLLPHDKTGLDKPGFKVMHIVDFDVRSSCNLFTDCLAELRRWSDAHPNHEPIFILLEAKSDPIRIFPGSKPPLPFTPQSFDELDADLFRVIGRDRIVTPDQVRGHYPTLEAGVKAGNWPTLKDARGKFIFLLLTALDTKGLSGYVGGHPNLEGRAAFLESRPGQSYGAFLLMDNATLRAKEIPELVKQGYLVRARADIETWEAKANDLTRAQQAFASGAQIVSTDFYKKGNAYGTDYVVTLPGGGVMRCNPVNAAQACR; via the coding sequence ATGAAGACCAAAGCTCTTCGCGCCGGGGCCGCGCTGGTTCTGGGCATGGTGGCGGCCGCCGCCCATGCCCAGAACAGCGACGATCTGAAGATCAACCAGATCCAGATCGTCGGCACCCATAACTCCTACTCGCAGGGCGTCGATCCGCAGATCATGGCGATGGCCGATGCCATCATCGGCCCGCGCCTGTCGCAGATGACGGCCAAGATGCCGCCCGAGGCCCGCGCGCAATATAAGGAATACCACCCCAACGAAGTGAGCATGCCCGAGGCGCTGAACTATCGCTATGGCACGCTGGCCAGTCAGCTGGACGCCGGGATGCGCAGCCTTGAGCTGGATCTCAACCGCGATCCCGAAGGCGGACGCTTCCTGCACCCCGCCGCCTATGAGGCCGCGAAAGCCAAGGGTATCCCCGAAAGCCAGCTGCTGCCCCATGACAAGACCGGGCTCGACAAGCCCGGCTTCAAGGTGATGCATATCGTCGATTTCGATGTGCGCTCCAGCTGCAATCTCTTCACCGATTGTCTGGCCGAATTGCGCCGCTGGTCGGACGCCCATCCGAACCACGAGCCGATCTTTATCCTGCTGGAGGCCAAGAGCGATCCCATCCGGATCTTCCCGGGATCGAAGCCGCCCCTGCCCTTCACCCCGCAATCCTTCGATGAGCTGGACGCCGATCTGTTCCGCGTGATTGGTCGCGACAGGATCGTCACGCCCGATCAGGTGCGCGGGCACTATCCCACGCTGGAGGCCGGGGTGAAGGCGGGCAACTGGCCGACACTGAAGGACGCGCGCGGCAAGTTCATCTTCCTGCTGCTGACGGCTTTGGACACCAAAGGTCTCTCCGGCTATGTCGGCGGCCATCCCAATCTGGAAGGCCGCGCGGCCTTTCTCGAATCCAGACCCGGCCAAAGCTATGGCGCTTTCCTGCTGATGGACAATGCCACCTTGCGGGCCAAAGAAATCCCCGAACTGGTGAAACAAGGCTATCTGGTGCGCGCCCGCGCCGATATCGAAACCTGGGAAGCCAAGGCCAATGATCTGACCCGCGCCCAACAGGCCTTTGCCAGCGGCGCCCAGATCGTCTCGACCGATTTCTACAAGAAGGGCAATGCCTATGGCACGGATTATGTGGTGACGCTGCCTGGCGGCGGCGTGATGCGCTGCAATCCGGTCAATGCCGCGCAGGCCTGCCGCTAA
- a CDS encoding twin-arginine translocation signal domain-containing protein, which produces MTTRRTLLKGATAAVLGAATASTEALAAPLAEPSLELLMVRELSRALGSESVAQKLAPLLFDATMLWSYPQMQAQEANALIAYSFGNRLTTAADKPPRAPDATEPGPINAKLAEAVFKIRAIRKMPVYAQWEIAAILQDTYRMDQVIPIYPERDADGKLVYLSTEGVAKAVLREAGGAGALGHVAIVGHRDHVKRCILTSKSVGLAAAAISGIPLPVEYDTLSGQPWTRDRATYLLGDIMAQLMMERSALLAQL; this is translated from the coding sequence ATGACCACACGCCGCACACTCCTCAAGGGCGCAACCGCCGCCGTGCTGGGCGCCGCAACGGCCAGCACGGAGGCACTCGCGGCGCCTCTGGCCGAACCCTCGCTTGAGCTGCTGATGGTCAGGGAGCTTTCTCGCGCCCTGGGCAGCGAAAGCGTGGCCCAGAAGCTGGCACCCCTGCTGTTCGACGCCACCATGCTCTGGTCCTACCCCCAGATGCAGGCGCAGGAGGCGAACGCGCTGATCGCCTACAGCTTCGGCAACCGCCTGACCACCGCCGCCGACAAGCCTCCCCGCGCGCCCGATGCGACCGAACCCGGCCCCATCAACGCAAAGCTGGCAGAGGCCGTGTTCAAAATCCGCGCGATCCGCAAGATGCCCGTTTACGCGCAATGGGAGATCGCGGCGATCCTGCAGGACACCTATCGGATGGATCAGGTCATCCCGATCTATCCGGAGCGCGATGCGGATGGGAAGCTGGTCTATCTCAGCACCGAAGGCGTGGCCAAGGCCGTCCTGCGCGAAGCGGGCGGCGCCGGGGCGCTGGGGCATGTCGCGATTGTCGGCCATCGGGACCATGTGAAACGCTGCATTCTGACGTCAAAGTCGGTCGGTCTTGCGGCGGCGGCCATCAGCGGCATCCCGCTGCCGGTCGAGTATGACACGCTGTCCGGCCAGCCCTGGACGCGCGACCGGGCGACCTATCTGCTGGGCGACATCATGGCCCAATTGATGATGGAGCGATCAGCCTTGCTGGCCCAACTGTAG
- a CDS encoding TonB-dependent receptor gives MTSLRRRGVLTPALLLAATALSAVPMIAHADDAAPAAPQADGQPALDQIVVTAERRQEKMQNVPISILSLSGEALQNSGYQSLTDLQYTTPGLTYDPTQGAAFQIRGVGSTSFDFSNAKSVNVVVDDVVMDAQRDLGITGLTDIERVDVLMGPQGTLFGKNSTSGVIAITTVKPKLNEFSGKVYASYGERNDRTINGTVNIPLGHTAALRLSAFDVGQDGKGRYVTLNRNLGRVDEFGVRGRLLWQPVDDLEVILAGEYTHHYDTSVRTAVGGPAGTSFAPTAAVTAAEIAHGVTPGPQNVDTADGFLGSINTTNKGGSLHVAYKLGNHTLTSITAYRETKYGNDTPADLLPNDVYSYLAYNSGRLKTDKFSEEIHLASPTGGFVEYLVGAFYNRLHADQTQAQWGPLGTSPLIVNGSVISTLYANTGANDPVTGQLLGNTVEFNAHNETVAGFGQLKFNPTPRFSLTLGGRYNYDRNDQRISYFNIDPVSIFGQSVNFIATGTAPTADYRYGVKSSSRFTYRVAPTYQLSKDVMLYATYSTGYKPGGIAFVGNKYDPYNPESVKSWEIGEKGEFFNHRLRVNVDLFSSSYTNFQATILTPVSTGVGASILASAIGNAPGLRSRGVEAQIAVKPTRNLSLTGAVTYTDAKFTNYVASSTANYTGTRLTNAPQWMATVGADYKAPLTHKIDLKAHLEYSYRSDIQTVTGAMLGNITAPAVKNADGTSTPNASYSYVPGYGLVNGRITLAKSDDGIEVGVYARNLLNQYFSTGWQIYGSLGLLHYTSPDAYRTVGVFAQMKF, from the coding sequence ATGACCAGTCTTCGCCGTCGCGGTGTTCTCACACCTGCCTTGCTGCTTGCCGCCACGGCCCTGAGCGCTGTGCCGATGATCGCTCATGCGGACGATGCCGCCCCCGCGGCCCCGCAGGCCGATGGGCAGCCCGCGCTCGACCAGATCGTGGTCACCGCCGAGCGTCGTCAGGAAAAGATGCAGAATGTGCCGATCTCCATCCTCTCGCTGAGCGGGGAGGCGCTGCAGAACAGCGGCTATCAGTCGCTGACCGATCTGCAATACACCACGCCCGGCCTCACCTATGACCCGACGCAGGGCGCCGCCTTCCAGATCCGCGGCGTGGGCTCGACCTCCTTCGACTTTTCCAACGCCAAATCGGTGAACGTGGTGGTCGACGATGTGGTGATGGACGCCCAGCGCGATCTGGGCATCACCGGCCTGACGGACATCGAGCGCGTCGATGTGTTGATGGGCCCTCAGGGCACGCTGTTCGGCAAGAACTCCACCTCGGGCGTGATCGCCATCACCACGGTGAAGCCCAAGCTGAACGAGTTCTCGGGCAAGGTCTATGCCAGCTATGGTGAGCGCAATGACCGCACCATCAACGGCACCGTCAACATCCCGCTGGGCCACACCGCCGCGCTGCGCCTGAGCGCCTTCGATGTCGGGCAGGATGGCAAGGGGCGCTATGTCACGCTCAACCGCAATCTGGGTCGCGTCGATGAATTCGGTGTGCGCGGCCGCCTGCTGTGGCAGCCGGTCGACGATCTGGAAGTGATCCTCGCGGGCGAATACACCCATCACTACGACACCTCGGTGCGCACCGCCGTGGGCGGCCCCGCCGGCACCAGCTTTGCGCCGACCGCCGCCGTCACCGCCGCCGAAATCGCCCATGGCGTGACTCCGGGGCCGCAGAATGTCGACACCGCCGATGGTTTCCTCGGCTCCATCAACACCACCAACAAGGGCGGATCGCTGCATGTCGCCTACAAGCTGGGCAATCACACGCTGACCTCGATCACCGCCTATCGCGAGACGAAGTATGGCAACGACACCCCCGCCGACCTGCTGCCCAACGATGTCTATTCCTATCTGGCCTACAACTCGGGGCGCCTGAAGACCGACAAGTTCAGCGAGGAAATCCATCTTGCCTCGCCCACCGGCGGCTTTGTGGAATATCTGGTCGGCGCCTTCTACAACCGCCTGCATGCCGATCAGACGCAGGCCCAGTGGGGCCCGTTGGGCACCAGCCCGCTGATCGTCAATGGCTCGGTGATCTCGACGCTTTATGCCAACACCGGCGCCAATGATCCGGTGACCGGCCAGTTGCTGGGCAATACGGTGGAGTTCAACGCCCATAATGAAACGGTGGCGGGTTTCGGCCAACTCAAGTTCAACCCCACGCCGCGTTTCAGCCTGACGCTGGGCGGGCGCTACAACTATGACCGCAACGATCAGCGGATCAGCTATTTCAACATCGATCCGGTCTCGATCTTCGGCCAATCGGTGAATTTCATCGCCACTGGCACCGCGCCCACCGCCGATTATCGCTATGGCGTGAAGAGCAGCAGCCGCTTCACCTATCGCGTCGCGCCGACCTATCAGCTCAGCAAGGATGTGATGCTTTATGCGACCTATTCCACCGGCTACAAGCCGGGCGGCATCGCCTTCGTGGGCAACAAATACGATCCCTATAACCCTGAATCGGTGAAGAGCTGGGAGATCGGCGAAAAGGGCGAGTTCTTCAACCATCGCCTGCGCGTCAACGTCGACCTCTTCTCCTCCTCCTACACCAATTTCCAGGCGACGATCCTGACGCCGGTCTCAACGGGCGTGGGCGCCTCCATCCTCGCTTCGGCCATCGGCAATGCGCCGGGGCTGCGCAGCCGGGGCGTGGAAGCCCAGATCGCTGTGAAGCCCACGCGCAATCTCTCGCTGACAGGCGCGGTGACCTACACCGATGCCAAATTCACCAATTACGTGGCCAGCAGCACCGCGAATTACACCGGCACCCGCCTGACCAACGCCCCGCAATGGATGGCCACCGTGGGCGCCGACTACAAGGCGCCGCTGACGCATAAGATCGATCTGAAGGCGCATCTGGAATACAGCTATCGCTCGGACATTCAGACGGTGACCGGTGCCATGCTGGGCAACATCACGGCGCCCGCGGTCAAGAACGCCGATGGCACCAGCACGCCCAATGCCAGCTACTCCTATGTGCCGGGCTATGGTCTGGTGAATGGCCGCATCACGCTGGCCAAGTCTGACGACGGCATCGAGGTCGGCGTCTATGCCCGCAATCTGCTCAACCAGTATTTCTCGACCGGCTGGCAGATCTACGGCTCGCTGGGGCTGCTGCATTACACCTCGCCCGATGCCTATCGCACTGTTGGCGTCTTTGCGCAGATGAAGTTCTAA
- a CDS encoding DMT family transporter, which produces MTASLATPSGDNRTMLGIACGMGAGALWGLVFLAPALLREVAPLQQAIGRYLAYGLISAVLLAPRWRALKPSLMRRDWLSLLWLSLAGNTLYYVLLSTAVQKAGIATTSLIIGFLPVAVTIIGSRDRHAVPLGRLLPSILLCVAGVICIGWQALAPSTPGDSGQRGLGFLCAIGALISWTAYAVGNARCLARNGHISAHDWNLLTGVVTGTQALLLIPLSALVEPLRHTPAVWVQLAIVSCTVAVLASLVGNALWNRMSRLLPLTMVGQMILFETLFALLYGLIWEHRLPLPLEVAAFALVMTSVLTCIAAHRRHAAGASPAEIIEPAL; this is translated from the coding sequence GTGACCGCCTCTCTCGCCACCCCCTCCGGCGACAACCGAACAATGCTTGGCATCGCCTGCGGCATGGGCGCCGGGGCGCTGTGGGGGCTGGTCTTTCTCGCCCCTGCGCTGTTGCGGGAGGTCGCGCCGCTGCAACAGGCCATCGGGCGCTATCTTGCTTACGGCCTTATTTCGGCGGTGCTGCTGGCCCCGCGCTGGCGCGCGCTGAAGCCATCGCTGATGCGGCGTGACTGGCTGTCGCTCCTGTGGCTCTCGCTGGCGGGCAACACGCTCTACTATGTGCTGCTGTCGACGGCGGTGCAGAAGGCGGGCATCGCCACAACCTCGCTCATCATCGGCTTTCTGCCCGTGGCGGTCACCATCATCGGCAGCCGCGATCGTCACGCGGTGCCGCTGGGCCGGCTGTTGCCTTCGATCCTGCTCTGTGTGGCCGGGGTGATCTGCATCGGCTGGCAGGCGCTGGCGCCCTCCACGCCGGGGGACAGCGGGCAACGCGGTTTGGGCTTTCTCTGCGCCATCGGGGCCTTGATCTCCTGGACGGCCTATGCGGTGGGCAATGCCCGCTGCCTCGCGAGGAACGGCCATATCTCGGCCCATGACTGGAACCTGCTGACGGGCGTTGTCACCGGCACGCAGGCCCTGCTGTTGATCCCGCTGAGCGCGCTGGTGGAGCCGCTGCGGCATACGCCCGCCGTCTGGGTCCAGCTTGCCATCGTGTCCTGCACAGTGGCGGTGCTTGCCTCGCTTGTCGGCAATGCCTTGTGGAACCGGATGAGCCGCCTGCTGCCGCTGACGATGGTGGGGCAGATGATCCTGTTCGAAACGCTGTTCGCGCTGCTCTACGGCCTGATCTGGGAACATCGCCTGCCTCTCCCGCTGGAGGTCGCGGCCTTTGCGCTGGTGATGACCAGCGTACTGACCTGCATTGCCGCGCATCGCCGCCATGCCGCCGGTGCATCCCCCGCAGAGATAATCGAACCCGCCCTGTGA
- a CDS encoding AraC family transcriptional regulator gives MADALLAELRDLIARHVVASGAPLAALPNILLGREDGPTLPCIHVTDPVFSLIAQGTKQIEVGDRTLTYGPGEGMAVSIELPMNSFVIGATAEQPFLGVGLRIRPEAVAALLLEQPGLALPAGNPASVMVGTMPDALIEAVVRLLRLLDHPADLPVLAPAMEREILWRVLSTPQGAVLRQIGLADSHTARIGRALQWLRSHLAEPIRVSVLAQIAGMSLTSFHRHFRAITAMTPVQYQKQLRLHAARARLLASAESVTLVAFAVGYESPSQFSREYRRQYGQPPARDGRLCREAASA, from the coding sequence ATGGCCGATGCTTTGCTTGCTGAATTGCGCGATCTGATCGCCCGCCATGTGGTGGCCTCCGGCGCGCCGCTGGCCGCTTTGCCCAACATCCTGCTGGGGCGCGAAGATGGCCCGACGCTGCCCTGCATCCATGTCACCGATCCGGTTTTTTCGCTGATCGCGCAGGGGACCAAGCAAATCGAGGTGGGTGACAGAACTCTCACCTATGGTCCGGGGGAGGGGATGGCGGTGTCGATCGAGCTGCCGATGAACAGTTTCGTGATCGGCGCCACGGCGGAGCAACCCTTTCTGGGTGTGGGCCTGCGCATCCGCCCCGAAGCCGTCGCCGCGCTGCTGCTGGAGCAGCCGGGGCTGGCTCTGCCCGCCGGCAATCCGGCCAGCGTCATGGTCGGCACCATGCCTGATGCGCTGATCGAGGCGGTGGTCCGCCTGCTGCGCCTGCTCGATCATCCCGCCGATCTTCCGGTGCTGGCTCCAGCCATGGAACGGGAAATCCTCTGGCGGGTGTTGAGTACGCCTCAGGGCGCGGTGCTGCGCCAGATCGGGCTGGCCGACAGCCATACGGCGCGGATCGGGCGGGCGCTGCAATGGCTGCGCAGCCATCTGGCCGAGCCGATCCGGGTGAGCGTTCTGGCGCAGATCGCCGGGATGAGCCTCACCTCCTTCCACCGTCATTTCCGTGCCATCACGGCGATGACGCCGGTGCAGTATCAGAAGCAATTGCGGCTGCATGCCGCCCGCGCCCGCCTGCTGGCCAGTGCGGAAAGCGTGACGCTGGTGGCTTTTGCGGTCGGCTATGAAAGCCCTTCGCAGTTCAGTCGCGAGTATCGACGGCAATATGGCCAGCCGCCCGCGCGAGACGGACGGCTGTGCCGGGAGGCAGCTTCGGCTTGA